One window from the genome of Cryptomeria japonica chromosome 6, Sugi_1.0, whole genome shotgun sequence encodes:
- the LOC131065843 gene encoding DNA-directed RNA polymerase II subunit RPB1, whose product MCEGGDMIEMESEEKDERKDAHGGCGAYVPRIFIEGLKVMYQYKLPKKADEEARAKFSEKKQELTAEKILTILKGITDEQCEMLGFNTKYARPDWMILEVLPVPPPPVRPSIKPDPTSRSEDDLTFMLASIIRCNDTLRSKEKAGVAPHIITEYTQLMQFHLATYIDNDLPGQPKATQKSGRPMKSISNRLKAKEGRIRGNLMGKRVDFSARTVITADPNLNIDELGVPWSIALNMTFPEIVTPYNIDRLKELVEYGSYPPPGKPGAKSIIRDDGKRTELRYMKKGLDRHLEYGYKVERNLIDGDYVLFNRQPSLHKMSIMGHRIKVMPYSTFRLNLSVTSPYNADFDGDEMNMHVPQSYETRAEVIELMLVPKCVVSPQANKPVMGIVQDTLLGCRKITQRDTFIEKDVFMNILLWWEDFDGKVPSPVILKPRSLWTGKQVFNLIIPRQINLIRYSSWHSESESGFITPGDTCVRIEKGEVISGTLCKKTLGASSGSLIHVIWEEVGPDAARKFLGQSQWLVNYWLLQHGFTMGIGDTIADSKTVKIISETISKAKYDVQMLIEKARSKTLEAEPGRTMMESFENKVNQVLNKARDDAGTFAQKSLDDSNNLKAMVTAGSKGSFINISQMTACVGQQNVEGKRIPFGFDGRTLPHFTKDDSGPQSRGFVENSYLRGLTPQEFFFHAMGGREGLIDTAVKTAETGYIQRRLVKAMEDIMVKYDGTVRNSLGDVIQFLYGEDGLDAVWIEHQKLDSLKMKKREFESTYKYDLDHENWNPSYMLAEHVEELKTIKEFGSVFDAELEKLVSDRQQLATEIATNGDSSWHLPVNLKRLIWNAQKLFKVDPRKPSDMHPVEVVEALDKLQEKLIIVPGSDPLSIEAQKNATLFFNILLRSTLASKRVLKEYHLTREAFEWLIGEIESRFLQSVVAPGEMIGCVAAQSIGEPATQMTLNTFHYAGVSAKNVTLGVPRLKELINVAKNIKTPSLSVYLNSEIRKDKDKAKNVQCALEYTTLQSVTEAAEIWYDPDPMNTIIEEDDGFLLVDKDDRDIVSGDLSQWVLRLEFSQEMMVDKNLCMEDIEQKINKDFGDDLKCIPTDTNAPKMILHLRVVNEETKVQSENQSSEDDTFLKKVETNLLNDLQLRGIPDISKVFIREGKNMKFDGIRGFVEEKEWALDTEGVNLLAVMVHEDVDYTRTSSNHMVEVLEVLGIEAVRKALMEEIRNVISFDGSYVNYRHLAILCDTMTYRGHLMAITRHGINRNDTGPMMRCSFEETVDILLDAAAYAQNDPLRGVTENIMLGQLAPIGTGSFTLLLNKNMLQQAMEISPATFNESEDFDIGIYGSPVASPYVGLMSPNGWDSPTMDAQFSPYIGIMSASPSGSPGYSPLSPSYDPTSPGYSPNSVPYSPTSPSYSPKLSTYSSLSPSYSPTSPSYSPASPSYSPLSPSYSPTSPSYSPTSPSYSPTSPAYSPTSPSYRPTSPSYRPTSPAYSPTSPSYSPTSPAYSPTSPAYSPTSPAYSPTSPSYSPTSPAYSPTSPGYTPTSPVSNLSSPKYSPATNPYSPTSPAYSPTSPAYSPSPIYSPASPSYSPSRPGYSPSHTGYSTPYSPTSPAFSEETP is encoded by the exons ATGTGTGAGGGTGGAGATATGATTGAAATGgaaagtgaagaaaaagatgagagGAAGGATGCTCATGGAGGTTGTGGAGCATATGTACCAAGGATCTTTATTGAAGGTTTAAAAGTAATGTATCAGTATAAGCTTCCCAAGAAAGCAGATGAAGAAGCTCGGGCAAAATTCTCCGAGAAAAAACAAGAGTTGACTGCAGAAAAG ATTTTGACCATTTTGAAGGGAATAACTGATGAGCAGTGTGAAATGTTGGGTTTCAACACCAAGTACGCTCGCCCAGATTGGATGATTTTGGAAGTTCTTCCAGTTCCCCCTCCTCCAGTCAGACCTTCTATAAAGCCAGACCCTACATCGAGGAGTGAG GATGATCTCACATTTATGCTTGCTTCAATTATTCGATGCAATGATACTTTGAGGAGCAAGGAAAAAGCTGGGGTTGCACCTCATATTATCACAGAGTACACTCAATTAATGCAGTTCCATCTCGCTACTTACATCGACAATGATTTGCCTGGTCAGCCAAAG GCCACTCAAAAATCTGGCCGGCCGATGAAGTCCATTTCTAATAGACTGAAGGCCAAGGAGGGTCGCATAAGAGGGAATTTGATGGGTAAACGTGTGGACTTTTCTGCACGTACAGTCATTACTGCTGATCCAAATCTCAACATTGATGAACTAGGAGTGCCTTGGAGTATTGCGTTGAACATGACTTTTCCAGAAATTGTGACTCCATATAACATAGATAG ATTAAAAGAGCTTGTGGAATATGGGTCTTACCCTCCTCCCGGGAAACCAGGGGCCAAATCTATTATCAGAGATGATGGGAAAAGAACTGAACTTCGTTATATGAAAAAAGGTCTTGACCGTCATTTAGAATATGGTTACAAG gtggaaagaaacttgatcgatGGTGATTATGTTCTTTTTAACCGGCAACCTAGTCTTCATAAGATGTCTATCATGGGGCATAGAATAAAAGTTATGCCATATTCAACATTTCGATTGAACCTTTCAGTCACATCACCTTACAATGCTGATTTTGATGGAGATGAGATGAACATGCATGTACCACAGTCCTATGAAACAAGAGCAGAAGTAATAGAACTAATGCTGGTACCGAAGTGTGTTGTCTCTCCTCAGGCCAACAAGCCAGTTATGGGAATTGTCCAAGACACACTTTTGGGTTGCCGAAAGATAACTCAAAGGGATACATTTATAGAGAAG GATGTTTTTATGAATATCTTATTGTGGTGGGAGGATTTTGATGGAAAAGTACCTTCTCCAGTAATTCTTAAGCCAAGGTCACTTTGGACTGGCAAGCAAGTATTCAATCTGATCATCCCCAGGCAGATTAATCTTATAAGATACTCTTCGTGGCATTCAGAGTCTGAATCCGGATTTATTACACCAGGGGATACATGTGTACGCATTGAGAAAGGAGAAGTTATTTCAGGAACTCTTTGCAAGAAAACCCTGGGAGCATCTTCTGGAAGTCTTATTCATGTGATCTG GGAAGAGGTTGGTCCTGATGCTGCTCGTAAGTTCTTAGGTCAATCCCAATGGCTCGTTAACTATTGGCTTTTACAGCATGGTTTTACTATGGGTATAGGAGACACTATTGCAGATTCTAAAACGGTAAAAATTATTTCAGAAACAATATCAAAAGCAAAATATGACGTCCAAATGCTTATTGAGAAAGCTCGGTCCAAAACATTGGAAGCTGAACCTGGACGTACAATGATGGAATCATTTGAAAACAAAGTGAATCAG GTATTGAACAAGGCTCGTGATGATGCAGGAACTTTTGCTCAGAAAAGCTTAGATGATAGCAATAACTTGAAAGCAATGGTTACAGCTGGGTCAAAGGGAAGTTTTATTAACATATCACAAATGACTGCTTGTGTGGGGCAGCAAAATGTAGAAGGAAAGCGTATTCCATTTGGATTCGATGGTCGGACTCTACCACATTTCACAAAGGATGATAGTGGTCCTCAAAGTCGTGGTTTTGTGGAGAATTCTTATTTGCGTGGTCTAACTCCACAGGAGTTCTTCTTTCATGCAATGGGAGGCCGAGAAGGTTTGATTGATACTGCTGTGAAAACTGCAGAAACAGGGTACATACAGAGGCGTCTTGTCAAGGCTATGGAGGATATCATGGTTAAGTATGATGGAACCGTCCGTAATTCTCTTGGTGATGTTATTCAGTTTCTTTATGGTGAAGATGGTCTAGATGCTGTTTGGATTGAACACCAGAAGCTTGATTCTCTGAAGATGAAAAAGAGGGAATTTGAAAGTACGTACAAATATGATCTTGATCATGAAAACTGGAATCCTAGTTACATGCTAGCAGAGCAtgtagaagaattgaaaacaattAAGGAGTTTGGCAGTGTATTTGATGCAGAACTGGAAAAACTTGTTTCAGATAGACAGCAACTAGCCACAGAGATTGCGACTAATGGTGATAGCTCATGGCATTTGCCTGTTAATTTAAAGAGGCTCATCTGGAACGCACAAAAGTTGTTCAAAGTTGACCCAAGGAAACCATCGGATATGCATCCAGTTGAGGTTGTAGAAGCACTGGATAAGCTTCAGGAAAAGCTAATAATTGTTCCTGGCAGTGACCCATTGAGCATTGAGGCTCAGAAAAATGCCACACTTTTTTTCAATATTCTATTGCGGAGTACATTAGCTAGTAAGCGTGTTCTTAAGGAGTACCATCTTACAAGGGAAGCATTTGAATGGTTAATAGGAGAGATTGAAAGCCGTTTCCTTCAGTCCGTAGTGGCACCAGGCGAGATGATTGGTTGTGTTGCAGCACAATCCATTGGTGAACCAGCCACTCAGATGACATTGAATACTTTCCATTATGCTGGTGTGAGTGCCAAGAATGTTACTCTTGGTGTCCCCAGGCTAAAGGAACTTATAAATGTAGCAAAGAATATAAAAACACCATCTCTTTCCGTGTATCTAAACTCTGAGATTAGgaaggataaggataaggcaaAGAATGTCCAATGTGCTTTAGAGTACACAACATTGCAAAGTGTGACGGAGGCAGCTGAAATTTGGTATGATCCAGATCCAATGAACACTATTATAGAAGAGGATGATGGATTTCTCCTAGTTGATAAAGATGACAGAGATATTGTATCCGGAGATTTATCTCAATGGGTGCTGCGGCTAGAATTCAGCCAGGAAATGATGGTGGACAAAAATTTATGTATGGAAGACATTGAACAGAAGATCAATAAAGACTTCGGCGATGACTTGAAATGCATTCCGACTGATACTAATGCACCAAAAATGATTCTTCACTTGCGCGTTGTAAATGAAGAGACTAAAGTTCAATCAGAAAACCAATCCTCTGAAGACGACACCTTCCTGAAGAAGGTTGAAACTAATTTGCTTAATGACTTGCAACTTCGTGGAATTCCAGATATCAGTAAAGTTTTTATAAGGGAAGGTAAGAATATGAAGTTTGACGGGATTCGAGGATTTGTGGAGGAGAAAGAATGGGCTTTAGACACGGAAGGTGTCAATCTACTGGCCGTCATGGTCCATGAAGATGTCGACTATACAAGGACATCAAGCAATCACATGGTTGAAGTTCTTGAGGTACTTGGAATTGAAGCTGTGAGAAAAGCTCTCATGGAAGAAATTCGTAACGTGATATCTTTTGATGGGTCATATGTGAATTACAGGCATTTAGCGATTCTTTGTGACACGATGACATATCGGGGCCATCTGATGGCCATTACACGCCATGGTATTAATCGAAATGATACGGGGCCAATGATGAGATGTTCATTTGAGGAGACAGTAGATATTCTTCTGGATGCGGCTGCTTATGCTCAAAATGATCCTCTCAGGGGAGTCACTGAGAATATCATGCTTGGACAATTGGCTCCTATTGGTACAGGTAGTTTTACCctgttattaaataaaaatatgctGCAACAGGCTATGGAGATTTCACCGGCCACATTCAATGAATCAGAAGATTTTGATATAGGCATTTATGGGTCTCCAGTAGCTTCCCCTTATGTTGGTCTTATGTCACCAAATGGCTGGGATTCACCTACAATGGACGCACAGTTTTCTCCTTATATTGGGATTATGAGTGCCTCTCCATCTGGGTCTCCTGGCTATAGTCCTTTGTCACCAAGTTATGATCCCACATCACCTGGCTATAGTCCTAATTCTGTCCCATATAGTCCAACTTCTCCATCTTATTCACCAAAATTGTCCACATACAGCTCCCTGTCTCCTTCATATAGCCCTACATCTCCATCATACAGCCCCGCATCTCCATCATACAGCCCCCTGTCTCCTTCATATAGCCCAACATCTCCATCATACAGCCCGACATCTCCTTCGTACAGCCCCACATCTCCTGCGTACAGCCCAACATCTCCTTCATATAGACCCACATCTCCTTCATATAGACCCACATCTCCTGCGTACAGCCCAACATCTCCCTCTTATAGTCCTACAAGTCCTGCATACAGCCCAACAAGTCCTGCATACAGCCCAACAAGTCCTGCATACAGCCCAACATCTCCTTCTTATAGCCCCACAAGTCCTGCATACAGCCCAACAAGTCCTGGGTACACCCCCACAAGTCCTGTGTCTAATCTTTCATCCCCAAAATATAGCCCAGCAACAAACCCCTATAGCCCCACATCCCCGGCCTATAGTCCAACATCTCCAGCCTATAGCCCATCTCCGATTTATAGCCCAGCATCTCCAAGCTACAGTCCTAGCAGACCTGGATACTCTCCAAGCCATACAGGATATTCAACACCGTATAGTCCAACTTCTCCAGCATTTTCTGAAGAAACACCATAA